A section of the Palaemon carinicauda isolate YSFRI2023 unplaced genomic scaffold, ASM3689809v2 scaffold58, whole genome shotgun sequence genome encodes:
- the LOC137637205 gene encoding zinc finger MYM-type protein 1-like yields the protein MGVNRLSDFARCAEDVFLKSGFSNWKKAIQKFRSHEKSAAHKLSVENLKFHKHQEGISSQLSSQLLHDQHQSRAALIKIITTLKYLAEQGLAIRGHETSEDNFEKLLQLRAEDDKKLKVWLSNKVSYTSVPIQNDILKTIANAVVREICNDVNQMSTQFGLITDGTQDIQGNEQEAVCVRYVDDKLNVHEELLGLYQVSATTGVFLSKMLQDTLISLQLPIKHLRAQTYDGTSNMSGKYKGCQAEIKKVQPLALYVHCGAHVTHLIISKAIPNSLFIKNALDNLQELGTLYRSSGKFKHMYLNIHTDDLNTPSPTSLKPICPTRWLIRYAAVKAVLDNYPDVLAALQEAAKELGSTTASRAAGLYKCLSSGECLLGLYGSLPLIQCLENFNKSLQGSKVTVSGMLEAAEVTIKSLQSLRCEHKFKRLFEEAEQKLHLCDLDAIPLPRKKKIPKRLDQGLGFASNYCHDSAEEFYRVEFFSVIDAAVLNIKEYFTSTDLTEYQDLSSVLLTGTHKPEIITKYPELNESLNQQLDFFHNQFKGSTVEDYRKIFADMVPEVRRMFPQVEALLRLLLVSPASSCTAERSFSALRRLKTWLRSSMSQQRLNHLMICHVHRDRLATLSPQAIAEEFIRAEDKRRTIFGRF from the exons ATGGGCGTCAACAG GCTGTCTGATTTTGCTCGGTGTGCTGAAGATGTATTCCTAAAATCAGGGTTTTCTAACTGGAAAAAAGCGATTCAGAAATTCCGCAGTCATGAAAAAAGTGCAGCACACAAGTTGTCAGTAGAAAATTTAAAATTCCACAAACATCAAGAAGGTATCAGTAGCCAGTTATCATCTCAACTTTTGCATGATCAACACCAGTCACGTGCTGCTCTAATTAAGATAATTACCACACTGAAATACCTAGCAGAGCAAGGCCTTGCCATCCGAGGTCATGAAACCTCAGAGGATAATTTTGAAAAACTTTTGCAGTTGAGGGCTGAGGATGACAAAAAGCTTAAAGTATGGTTGTCCAACAAAGTTTCATATACTTCTGTTCcaatccaaaatgacatattgaaGACAATAGCCAATGCTGTAGTTAGAGAAATCTGCAATGATGTTAATCAAATGTCAACACAATTTGGCCTTATTACTGATGGAACCCAAGATATCCAAGGCAATGAACAGGAGGCTGTGTGTGTGCGATATGTCGATGACAAACTCAATGTTCATGAAGAGCTGCTAGGATTGTACCAAGTGTCGGCAACTACAGGAGTGTTTCTTAGTAAAATGCTGCAAGACACGCTTATATCTCTTCAACTACCAATTAAACACCTCCGGGCTCAAACATATGATGGTACCAGTAACATGTCAGGAAAATATAAAGGCTGTCAGGCAGAGATAAAGAAGGTGCAACCACTAGCTCTGTATGTGCATTGTGGAGCTCATGTTACCCACCTAATTATCAGCAAGGCCATACCAAATTCTCTCTTCATAAAAAATGCTTTAGACAACCTTCAAGAGCTAGGCACCCTCTACAGAAGTTCAGGAAAGTTCAAACATATGTACCTTAATATTCACACAGATGATCTCAACACTCCTTCACCAACAAGTTTGAAGCCAATATGTCCTACACGGTGGCTTATACGATATGCTGCAGTGAAAGCAGTATTAGATAATTACCCTGATGTACTGGCTGCCCTCCAGGAGGCAGCAAAGGAGTTAGGGTCAACAACTGCATCCCGAGCAGCAGGTTTGTACAAATGTTTGTCCTCAGGGGAATGTCTACTTGGATTATATGGATCACTTCCTCTTATTCAATGTCTAGAAAACTTCAACAAGAGCCTACAAGGATCAAAAGTGACAGTATCTGGAATGCTAGAAGCTGCAGAGGTTACCATAAAGAGCCTACAGTCACTTCGATGCGAGCACAAATTCAAGAgattatttgaagaagcagaacaGAAGCTCCATCTGTGTGACCTAGACGcaattcctcttccaagaaagaaaaaaataccaaagaggCTAGACCAAGGATTAGGATTTGCCTCTAACTACTGTCATGACTCAGCTGAAGAGTTTTATCGAGTTGAGTTCTTCAGTGTTATTGATGCTGCCGTACTGAACATTAAAGAATACTTCACTTCCACTGATCTCACCGAGTATCAAGATTTATCGTCAGTACTGTTGACTGGGACACATAAGCCAGAAATTATCACAAAGTATCCAGAACTCAATGAATCTCTGAATCAGCAACTCGATTTCTTCCACAACCAGTTTAAGGGGTCAACAGTTGAAGATTATAGAAAGATCTTCGCAGATATGGTACCAGAAGTTCGCCGAATGTTTCCTCAGGTAGAAGCATTGTTACGCCTTTTACTTGTCTCCCCAGCAAGTTCCTGTACAGCTGAGAGGTCATTCAGTGCTCTCAGACGATTGAAGACATGGTTACGTAGCAGTATGAGTCAGCAACGCCTTAACCACCTCATGATTTGCCATGTACATCGTGACCGTCTAGCTACCTTAAGTCCACAGGCGATTGCTGAGGAGTTCATCCGAGCAGAAGACAAACGAAGGACCATTTTTGGTAGATTCTGA